A window of Rhinolophus ferrumequinum isolate MPI-CBG mRhiFer1 chromosome 23, mRhiFer1_v1.p, whole genome shotgun sequence genomic DNA:
TGTTTAGACTTGAAGATCCAAAATTCACCTGTCTTCAGAGCTGCCAAAGGCTTGGTGTGCATGACTATATGTGGTCTTCTTCCTTGGATTGACTCCACACAGCAAATGGAGCCACTTGCTTCACTGCTGCTTAAGCCAGGCTCATTTCCAGAAGGTGCCCATGTGATTTGGTGACAAATCCTACCAATTTGTCATTATGCTCATCCGAAATTTAAAAGCCAGTTGTTGAAGGAATTGTTGGCAAATAAGGAAGTTGCAGTTGATGCAAAATGTCGAAGCAAACTAACTTTTCCTGGATGCTTACTTTGTGCTCTGACCCTGCGCTAAATACTTACTATACATTGTTTCATGAGCTCCTCAGGTCAACCCAAGGAGATGGATATTATTAccatccccattctacagatgaggcaGCTGAGCTTCAGGGAAGTTAACTCACTTGCCACAATCACTCCGCTAAGCCACAAGGATTTTTGACTTAGAAGTACCTTTACATGTAAAGAAGTTTCTGGAATCATATTTCAACCAATGGACTGAGACCTGCCTTGTTCAATCAGAACTGTGCCACTGTAGCCTCATTTACATCTTTACCAAACAATTAGAGCACCTCCATAATGACCAATCAGGACACATGATTCCAACCAATTAGGACAGTGCTATGTGGACCAATCAAACTATGCAAATTTGGATTCCTCATTTACATAGAAATGGACTGATCAGGGACCAAAGCAGGAACTTTCTCTATAAAAGCATCTTTCCCAAAATTCCTTTGTTTGTGGGGGAGAGAGGTGAGGGAAGCaagcacattttcctttttcaccgGATGCTGTGTTTCCTGGGTTTGCAAACTGTTCACCTGAGGAGTCTCTCCTTTTATTGACCCTTGATTGGAGACTCTTGTTGGCATTAGACTGGTGGCTGGGGACCTTttgttgacaaaataaaaagagcttaCATGGGAAATATGAGGAAACTTAAGGCAACACAATATCCAACCTAGTGGGCATGCAGTAAGTCAACTCTCATTTTCATTCCATTGATGCTATGAtgtggatttttgtatattacatACTAATTTCACTGCCTCAGACTTTCTGAAGACATTTTAGTGTGAATACTATCCATAGATGCTAGCTCACCCTCTCTATGCAGCCtccaacttaattttttataatcCAAATTTTTCACCTTCTTGATTTAAGTGTTGGGGGGGGATTGCCTATATGAAAAAGCTCACCCAGTTTCTAAATTTGTCCTGAAACCAGAGAGCAAGAGTTATCTTAGGAATGCAAGCAAAGGTATGTCATAAATAGATAAGGTATGAGATGAAGGCACATACACTCTAAAGATCAGTAAACCTCCCCATCCCAAAGGCTCTGACAGATTTTCAAGGAATTAATATTCAGCCTCTCAGACCAGTCGATGGACCTGAGATTCTTGTGTCCGaagaaaccaaaattttaaatttatgctgTAAACTTTAAGTTTCCCAAGTCCCACGCTAATTGGTTCTATTCTATTGagcctgtttaaaaaaaaaaaaaaaaaaaaaaaaattcagtgggaaaaaaaaaaaatcagcccaGATTCCAGCTTAGCTGAAATACAGCTAGTTTTAGGCCTGGAGAACAGAAAGAATCACAATACCAACCAAGCTCTGAGCCACAGCTGGAGCCAGGAGGTTTTCCTAGCCCAATTCACAGGACACACGAAGGTAAGTGTCCCTATTGGCATACTTTTGTCACTTCAAGCCTTATCCACCCGCTCAACTCTTTCCTTTCTCACATTTACGTAGTTAAGTTTCCCACTTAACAAAAATTGATTTCCCTCTATGTATCCTTTAGGATCAGATCAGGTACTTGATCAGGTAGACTTCAATAGAAACTCTGCCAGCTTCATCATCTTGGTGGTTAATATTCCTGGTTCCCTCACGGGACATCCTGACTCTCCACATGGTATCTCCTATTAAAATCCTTAGTTGGGTCACTGTCTGGTCACTGTCGCTGCTGGTTTCCCGTGATCGCATCAAGTCGTGAAGTTTCTCTAGTGTTTTAATTAGTATCACCCCCAACTACTGGTGAATAGAGGACGTGGGAGAAGGGACCTCTGCGTGACCCGCACACATTCCCCATCCTCCCCCACTAAGCGATCTCGTGTAGCAGAAGGGCCGACCCACGCTCAACGCGGGCGATTGGACTTTTGAGTTTTCATCCAATCAGGGACCCAACCTGACCAGTTGGGTCGGATTCTATGATCCGGTTAAACCAATGAAAAGTCCAGCACGGATATGCTGCGGTCTTCTGAAAAAGCGCCCCTCCCGGAAATCGCCACCTCCTCTGAGCCACACCTAGGCGGAGCTAGCCTCCGGGCCCGCCGTCCCACTGGTTGGCACAGTTGCCCGTCACAAGGCGGTGGGCGTGGCCGGGGTCGGGGGCGCTGGCTTATGAGCGAAGAACCGACAGCCGCAAGCGGTAACCCGCAGAGGCCGGTGTCAAGCTGCTGGCTCAGAGGGCCGGGCACCGGGGAGGAGCCTCacgggaggaagaggaggggcgGATGACGGCTTTTCCTGGCTCCTCCTGAGGCGAACGGCGGAAGAGTGCAGGGCCGCGGCAAGCACGCCGGCGACCTTCCGGGGCCGGCCCTCGGTGGAGTTGCGGCCAGGGTGGGGCACAGCGGACTGGGGCCGCGGTACCCCAGCTGACCGAGGCCGCCACCGCCCACGCTGACCCCGGGCCGCCCAGCTGGCCGAAGTCGCCGCGCACGTGACTCGAGGCCACCCCACTCACCCTCGACTTCACCGGCGCAGGTTCGTGACCCCCCCCCCCTTCAGTCATTCTGAAGACCACAGATTAGGCCGAGGAATCCACTAGACCCACGTGTGTACCCCACGCCCTCCCTCCATTGTCAGGAATAAGCCGGTTTTGTCCTTGTCCACGTGGCGGCGTTGCAGTTCTGTATCAGGCTATCACATGTGCCGAAAGCTAGGCAGTAAATTCGCCTGGGGATTAAGAGTATGTACTGGAGCTGGAGCAGGTCCCGGGCCAGAACATGGCCGGGGAGAGTATACTTTACGTTTTTGATTAAAAGCCACTCACCACCTGACCTGAAATGAGGCCTGATGCATCTTCTCTGGTCCCGCTCCAAAGAACTGGACGGTGGGGACTTTTGAAGACGGCGAGCTTCACAGCCTCTTCTTCCACTTATCAGGatcattattttctctaatttgatACAGACTGGCTAGCCGGAAGCTCCGTGGGTGACCGAACCACAGGAAGTGGCGGTGGTCATTTTAATGCGTATGGGGGCGGAGCAGGTTAATCTGGACAGACTGCTTTGGCAGAACTGGAGAACGTGAGCCAGGAACGGGTGGAGATGGAGCGTTTCCAAAATTGAACTGAGATGGTGGAAAGAGAGGAATGTCAATGTGAGAAATACTGTGGGCTTTGGGTCGTTGGGAATTCCAGCAAAAGAGAAATGTGGGCCCCTGAAAGAGAATTTTCAAACTAGCCATCCTGGAACTGTGCTGTTACAGACTTGATATCAAAAATGCAGGAACTTAAAAAACAAGCAAGTAAAAGAACAACATAGTCTTGACAACATTTTCAGGGGCAGCACACGTTCTTATAAATGATAAATCAGGAGTGTACTTACTGTCAAGACCTTGATCCAGACCtaagtttcaattttcttattagtaaaattgtttttatagtaATACCCTCTCACCATCCATTTGTGGTGACcattaaatgaagtaatgcatgtaaaacacttagcaagTACTAACTCAAGAGTGTTGAGGCTTGACTTTAGGTCCATGGAGAGAGTGGAAAACCCAACATCTGTACCTGGCTCTGGAACTGCTCATTTCTAGAACCAATCTCCCTCCCAACTCCTTACAGTTCTTTACAGGAGGCGGAGGGCTCCACCTTTCTCAGCCCTTAAGAGTACCTGACTCCTTCCCAGTCCTGTGTGGAatcttttatgtatttcataaactgatattaaaaaaaaaagttccggtctgtgaaatgaaaaaaatttatcaatatttaattttgtaattcgAAACATATCCACTATTTTAGTAATGTTGTCctctgttggattttttttttaaatttgtttagtgaaatattttaacCATGCAGAAAAGAACAGAACTAGAACAGTGAACCAGaccctggaaaaaaaaacaaataatgatatttctttatgcttttggacatttttttttttaagaaatgttacaTTTCAGCTATAGTTGAAGCTCTTTTGCCACCACcagccccaccaccaccccataGAATTTCTTCGATTCTAACTTGTCTTTCCATCATGTCTCACAGAACTTACCTGGTGGGTATTTGTGCTCACAGATAATAGGTATTTTCCATTCTCATTCCCAGTAAGCCTCCAGGTTTGCTTCTTATAGCTGATAAGGATTATGGCCACCATTTTGGTTCTGTCCTCTTGGCATTTGTTCTCTTACCATCTTAAGAAGCCTCCCCTTTTTTTGCCCTTCCAGTCTCCATTGGGTGAACTCATGATAGGCTTTCCCAGACTGTCACTAGCTGATTAGCATGCACCATCTAATTGGCCTTTATTGGGTCACTGTTCACTTCAGCATGGTCCACTGTCTTTACCCAGGGTAAACTGGTTCCCTACTTCTCTAGGGACAGTCACACCTGTTCCATGCTTTCAGGAAAAAGTGGCTTTCCGTAGTccaatactatattttataaaagaagatgtttaaaattcataataatagctaccattttctGAGCATGTAGGTATCCAGCTTTGTAACTATACAGTTGGTATGTATTGTCTTATTTGATTCTCACATTACAACTATGCAACAAGTGgtaatattcccattttaaaatgagcaaaatgagGCTCAGTAAGAATAGATGCTGGCAGCAATTTGAGCCTAGAGTCATCTCTCTACAGTATGTAATTGTTTTGCCACCGATAGAAGAGCAGGAGTGTTTCATTGTCAGGGCAGAACGAAGTTTGGCATTCACATGAGTTCTCTTCAATCTTCCTGCCCCACAGCCCCGGCTCCATCAGGTGCCAGAAGCACCTGGGCTGAGATCTCCTGCAGCAAAGCCAGAGATGGCATCAGTGGACTTCAAGACCTACGTGGATCAGGCCTGCAGGGCTGCTGAGGAGTTTGTCAATGTCTACTACACCACCATGGATAAGCGGCGGCGTCTGCTCTCCCGCCTATACATGGGCACGGCCACCCTGGTGTGGAACGGAAATGCTGTTTCGGGACAAGAGTCCTTGAGTGAGTTTTTTGAAATGTTGCCTTCCAGTGAGTTCCAAATCAATGTGGTAGATTGTCAACCTGTTCATGATGAAGCCACCCCAAGCCAGACTACAGTCCTCGTTGTGATCTGTGGAACAGTGAAATTTGAAGGCAACAAACAACGGGACTTCAACCAGAACTTCCTCCTGACAGCCCAGGCCTCGCCCAGCAATGCAGTGTGGAAAATAGCAAGCGACTGTTTTCGGTTCCAGGACTGGGCCAGCTAGTATGGCAGGAAAGGCCTCTGCTTC
This region includes:
- the NXT1 gene encoding NTF2-related export protein 1, translating into MASVDFKTYVDQACRAAEEFVNVYYTTMDKRRRLLSRLYMGTATLVWNGNAVSGQESLSEFFEMLPSSEFQINVVDCQPVHDEATPSQTTVLVVICGTVKFEGNKQRDFNQNFLLTAQASPSNAVWKIASDCFRFQDWAS